The following proteins are encoded in a genomic region of Garra rufa chromosome 22, GarRuf1.0, whole genome shotgun sequence:
- the gngt2b gene encoding guanine nucleotide-binding protein G(I)/G(S)/G(O) subunit gamma-T2b → MARDMSDKDILKMELEQLKLEVNTPRTAVSTTAPEIIAFVEGRSGEDPLVKGVPEDKNPFKEKGGCIIT, encoded by the exons ATGGCTCGGGACATGTCAGATAAAGACATCCTGAAGATGGAGCTGGAACAGCTGAAGTTGGAAGTGAACACTCCAAGAACTGCG GTGTCAACAACAGCCCCAGAGATCATTGCGTTTGTTGAGGGGAGGTCTGGCGAAGACCCGCTGGTGAAGGGCGTCCCAGAAGACAAGAACCCGTTCAAGGAGAAGGGAGGATGCATTATTACGTAG
- the LOC141297266 gene encoding uncharacterized protein gives MICFIFLLVAFLMVGSSKLCPHQCSCYEASELVDCRSRGFTHIPHSIPHGTWLLDLSGNKLSELRSTSFTGIWALRVLLLSQSNMQVLHSKALSSLTFLEKLDLSNNELRVLPPDFSQGLTTLKDLKLSHNALERLESHALKDLESLERLDLSHNHIQVIEVGAFRGLTMLRHLNLAWNQLTVLQGGLLTMQQGLGVLLLNHNNISKIEAEALAPLQTLTILNLEANQLRSLKFKTFLNLQTPSTHLQMSENPWTCDCELHRVFSKILRVRRLHVDDYMNVTCHLPLLLAGASLGLMHSQLCVAETATVLVITGTVMVTVVAALVMAERKRKKQKMSLEKQGNDPMPWESHK, from the exons atgatttgttttatatttttacttgttGCTTTTCTCATGGTGGGGAGCTCGAAGCTCTGCCCTCATCAGTGTTCTTGTTACGAGGCGTCTGAGCTGGTGGACTGTCGATCCCGAGGGTTCACTCATATCCCTCACAGTATTCCACATGGGACGTGGCTCCTGGATCTCAGTGGGAATAAGCTTTCGGAGTTGAGGAGCACCTCTTTTACTGGGATATGGGCTCTCCGGGTCCTTCTGCTTTCTCAGAGCAACATGCAGGTGCTGCATTCTAAG GCTCTTTCCTCTCTGACCTTCCTGGAAAAGTTGGATCTGTCAAACAACGAGCTCCGTGTCCTTCCTCCAGACTTCTCCCAAGGTTTGACCACCCTTAAAGATCTCAAGCTTTCCCACAACGCTCTGGAGCGCCTCGAATCCCACGCCTTGAAGGACCTAGAAAGTCTGGAGAGGTTAGATCTCAGTCACAACCACATTCAAGTCATTGAAGTTGGGGCATTTCGTGGACTTACCATGCTCAGACACCTTAACCTTGCGTGGAATCAACTGACAGTCCTTCAAGGAGGTCTGCTCACCATGCAACAGGGTCTTGGAGTTCTTCTCTTGAACCACAACAACATCTCCAAGATAGAAGCAGAAGCTCTGGCGCCCTTACAAACCCTCACCATTCTCAACTTAGAAGCTAATCAACTGAGGAGCCTGAAGTTCAAGACGTTCTTAAACCTTCAGACGCCCAGCACGCATCTGCAGATGTCGGAGAACCCCTGGACGTGCGACTGCGAGCTGCATCGCGTCTTCAGTAAGATCCTCCGCGTCAGGCGTCTCCATGTGGACGATTACATGAACGTCACGTGCCATTTGCCGCTTTTGCTGGCTGGAGCGTCTCTGGGTTTAATGCACAGCCAGCTGTGTGTCGCAGAAACGGCCACCGTCCTGGTTATAACAGGAACTGTGATGGTGACTGTGGTGGCAGCTTTGGTTATGGCAGAACGCAAGAGAAAGAAGCAAAAGATGAGCTTGGAAAAACAAGGAAATGATCCTATGCCTTGGGAGTCTCACAAATGA
- the tmem101 gene encoding transmembrane protein 101, with product MAAATRKKALRFFSQFGAFILTRFSFWNCFSMLMLFAERADVKRKPDIQVPYLYIDLGAAVLCASFMSFGVKRRWFSLASAIHLALSTYVSYAGGQVHYGDWLKVRMYSRAMAIIGGFLVLASGAGEVYRQKPRTRSLQSTGQVFLGIYLICVVYSLQHSKEDRLAYLDHIPGGEITIQLLVIVFGVLALAYLSGCYVRVASQILAVLLPLVVLFIDGNIGYWHRSCRVEFWNQMKLIGQSVGIFGAVLILATDS from the exons ATGGCTGCTGCAACCCGAAAAAAAGCACTGAGGTTTTTCTCTCAGTTTGGAGCTTTTATCCTgactagatttagtttctggaaCTGTTTCAGCATGTTGATGCTGTTCGCGGAGCGCGCGGATGTCAAACG GAAGCCAGATATCCAGGTGCCTTACCTGTACATTGATTTAGGAGCTGCAGTGTTGTGTGCCAGTTTCATGTCCTTCGGGGTGAAGAGGAGATGGTTTTCTTTGGCTTCTGCCATTCATCTGGCCCTCAGCACATATGTGTCCTATGCAGGAGGACAGGTCCATTATGGAGACTGGCTCAAG GTGAGGATGTACTCCAGAGCCATGGCCATCATTGGAGGGTTTCTAGTGCTGGCCAGCGGAGCAGGAGAGGTTTACAGACAGAAACCTCGCACACGCTCGCTGCAGTCCACCGGACAGGTCTTCCTCGGGATTTATTTGATATGTGTG GTTTACTCATTGCAGCACAGTAAGGAAGACCGTCTGGCTTACCTGGACCACATTCCCGGTGGCGAGATCACGATCCAGCTGCTGGTGATTGTTTTCGGAGTGCTAGCGCTCGCCTATCTCTCGGGCTGCTACGTGCGAGTGGCTTCTCAGATCCTGGCCGTTCTGTTACCTCTGGTCGTGCTGTTCATCGACGGCAACATCGGATACTGGCACCGCAGCTGCCGCGTGGAGTTCTGGAACCAGATGAAGCTCATCGGGCAGAGCGTGGGCATCTTCGGAGCGGTGCTTATTCTGGCCACAGACAGCTAA